The DNA segment GTACGCGGTTCCAATGTCTCCGGGCACAACCTGGTGCGGCAGCTGTGGCTGACGGAGGGTTTCGTCTCTCTCGCGGCCGCGCATCTGCCACCCCTGGAGGAGACCGACCCGACCAAGAGCGCACTGCGCCGTTTCGTGGAGGACGGGTACGAGGGGGCAGCCTCGTATAACCAGAAGCGCGGTCTCGTCGACGAACTGCACGGCTTCCTGACGCAGATGCGCATAGGCGACACCGTCGCCACCATCGGCGACGGATGGCTGCACATCGGGCGGATCACCGGGGATGCCGTACAGACCTCGTCGCCGGGCGGGTTGTCCAATCTGCGAAGGACCGTCGCCTGGATGCCGCAGAGCCATGCGTACGAGGATCTGCCGGAGGAGGTCCAGCAGAAGCTGTCCGTCCAGCACGACGTCGTCGATCTGACCGGTGTGCTGGACGCGCTCGACGGGCTCACGGGGCAGACGGACCCCACGACCCCGGCGGCAACCGGCGGCACCGGCGAGCACCCCGCCGTGGAACGACCGGCGCAACGCGAGCTGTCGCTGCCGCACATCACCGAGGAACTCGCCACCGATCTCCTCGTCCACGATCGCGCCTGGCTGGATGAGATGCGCGAACTCCTCATCGATGAGCGGCAGTTGGTGCTCTACGGCCCACCGGGCACCGGTAAGACCTATCTGGCGATGAAACTCGCCGAGTACTTCGGTGGCGGTCCGGAGCAGGTCAAGATCGTGCAGTTCCATCCCTCGTACGCCTACGAGGACTTCTTCGAGGGGTTCCGGCCCGTGGAGGACCCCGAGACCCGGGAGGTGGCCTTCCGGCTGACGGCGGGCCCGCTCCGGGAGCTCGCCGATCTCGCTTCCCGCGAGGGCAACCGGCACATCCCGCACTTCCTGATCATCGACGAGATCAACCGTGCCAATCTGGCGAAGGTCTTCGGCGAGCTGTACTTCCTTCTGGAGTACCGGACGCGATCGGTCCGTCTCACCTACTCCGGGGACGACTTCGCGCTGCCGCCCAACCTCTTCGTGATCGGCACGATGAACACCGCCGACCGGTCGATTGCCCTCGTGGACGCGGCGATGCGACGCCGCTTCGCCTTCGTGGAGCTGTCCCCGCGCACCGAACCGACCGCCGGCCTGCTCGCGCGCTGGCTGAAGCGTGAGGGCAGGGACGTGGAGCCCGCCCGCCTTCTCGACGCCCTCAACGCCCGTATCGACGAAGCCGACTTCGCCATCGGGCCGTCGTACCTGATGAAGCCGGGCGTCTACCGCGACGGCGGCCTCGAACGGACCTGGCGCACGAAGATCCTGCCGCTGCTGGAGGAACACCACTACGGCGAGGGCCTCGACGTCACCGCACGCTACGGCCTCGACTCGCTGCGCGAGCAGCACCCGTGACCGTGTCCGCGACCGCGCCCGTGGCCGAGGTGTCGCTGCGCGAGTACGGGCCCGCCGTCTCCGTCCCCCTGGGCGCCGGAGCCGGACAGGCTCTGGCCGTCTCCGGCATCCTGCAGAGCGCGACCCCCGATCCCCTCCGGAACGGGCACTGGCTGCTGCGGGCGGGCAGCCGGGTCGGGGCCGTGCGCATGCCTGAAGGTCCGGTCGTACGGATCATGCCCAAGACCTCGGTGGACCGGCTGTTCTTCCTCCTCGGGTTCAGCCTCGACCCGGCCCGAGCCTGGCGCGACAGCCGCGAAGGCACCATCGACACCGGCGCGTACGACGACATCGTCCCCGCACTCGCGCACGCCGTGGAGCGGCAGATCGACGGGGCACTGCGGCAGGGGGTCATCCAGGGCTACCGGGAAGTGGAGGAGTCCGCGCTGGTCGTGCGCGGCAGGCTGCGTGAGGCCGAGCAGATCCGGCGGCACTTCGGCCGTACGCCGCCGGTGGAGATCGCCTACGACGCGTACACCGCCGACAC comes from the Streptomyces sp. NBC_00443 genome and includes:
- a CDS encoding DUF4357 domain-containing protein is translated as MSQPELLPGTPEFRIKLPKGGEARGHLLAEFGGNGTHKFLLREGSLVAADAWPGLGDHARRNRADLRASGGLVDAPADPSLPQAERRWVTNRDIECNSSSAAAALVYGYDASGPESWRTAEGHPLADYLSTGWRAPRKAWLVRGSNVSGHNLVRQLWLTEGFVSLAAAHLPPLEETDPTKSALRRFVEDGYEGAASYNQKRGLVDELHGFLTQMRIGDTVATIGDGWLHIGRITGDAVQTSSPGGLSNLRRTVAWMPQSHAYEDLPEEVQQKLSVQHDVVDLTGVLDALDGLTGQTDPTTPAATGGTGEHPAVERPAQRELSLPHITEELATDLLVHDRAWLDEMRELLIDERQLVLYGPPGTGKTYLAMKLAEYFGGGPEQVKIVQFHPSYAYEDFFEGFRPVEDPETREVAFRLTAGPLRELADLASREGNRHIPHFLIIDEINRANLAKVFGELYFLLEYRTRSVRLTYSGDDFALPPNLFVIGTMNTADRSIALVDAAMRRRFAFVELSPRTEPTAGLLARWLKREGRDVEPARLLDALNARIDEADFAIGPSYLMKPGVYRDGGLERTWRTKILPLLEEHHYGEGLDVTARYGLDSLREQHP